CAGCTGCACCTCTGGTAGCAGCGCCCTTCAGGGCGCTCACAGGGCCGCTCGTGAGCGGCCAACATTCCAGCCGCTTTGAGCGGCTCACTCTTCAAATTCCCCCGGCTTTGCCGGGGGATCATTAACGCTCGCGGCGAACGGACGCGACTCCGGGCGGCGTCGCTGGCAGGGCGGGGCCTCTGCCGGTACAAAGGTCGGATGCTCACGATCGCGAACGTCACCAAGGCCTTCCGGGGGCAGAAGATCCTCGACGGGGTGAATTGGTTCGCGCCCGAGCGTACCTGCATCGGTCTCACCGGAATGAACGGGGCGGGGAAGTCGACCTTGCTCCGCATGATCGCGGGTCAGATGGAGCCGGACGGCGGTGAGATCGTCCTCCCGAAGGGCACGACCGTCGGCTATCTCCCGCAGGAGGTGGTCGGAGTCTCGGGCCGGACCGTCATGGCGGAGGCACTCGACGCGTTCGCGGACCAGCACGCGCTCGAGGCCGAGTGCCGGCGGCTCGAGGACGCCCTGGCGCAGGCGCCGACGACCGGACCCGAGCACGACACGTTGATGGCGGCCTATCACGACGTGCGCGAGCGCTTCGACGCTTCGGCGCGCTACGACCTCGAAGCCGAGACCGAGCGCGTGCTGAACGGCCTCGGGTTCCGCAACGAGGACTTCGGCCGCGACGTCGGAACCTTCAGCGGCGGCTGGCAGATGCGGCTCGCGCTCGCGAAGCTCCTCCTGCGTCGCCCGCGGGTGCTCCTCCTCGACGAGCCGACCAACCACCTCGACCTCGAGGCGCGCACCTGGCTCGAGGAGTTCCTGGCGTCGTGCGAGTCCCTCGTCATCCTCGTCGCGCACGATCGCTACTTCCTCGACGTTTGCGTGCAGCGCATCACCGAAGTCTCGCGCGGCCGTCTCACCGACTACACGTGCAACTACACGCGTTACCTGGAGCAGCGCGAGGAGCGGCGGACCCAGGAGGCCGCCGCGTACGCCGAGCAGCAGGAGGAGATCGAGCGCGTCGAGGCGTTCATCCGGCGCTTCCGCTACCAGGCCTCGAAGGCGACCCAGGTGCAGAGCCGCGTGAAGCAGCTCGAGAAGATGGAGCGGCTCGCACCGCCCGACGGACACGAGCGGCGGGTGACGATCCGCCTGCCGGAGCCGCCGCGGAGCGGCCGCATCGTCGTCGGCGTGGAGGGGGCAGTGAAGCGGTACGACGATCTCGAAGTGTACGGCGGCGTCGACGTGGCGATCGAGCGCGGTACGAAGGTCGCGCTGGTCGGTCCGAACGGGGCCGGAAAATCGACGCTCCTCAAGATGCTGGCGGGCGTCGAGCCGCTCACCGACGGGAAGCGCACGGCGGGCCACAACGTGCGGCTCGCGTACTTCGCGCAGGACCAATCGGCGGTGCTCGACCCGACGAAGACCGTGCTCGAGGAGATGATGGCGGTGACGCCCGTCGAGATGGTGCCGCGGGTGCGCGACCTCCTCGGCGCCTTCCTCTTCAGCGGCGACTCGGTGGAGAAGCCGGTGCGCGTGCTCTCCGGCGGGGAGCGGAATCGCCTGGCGTTGGCGAAGCTCCTCATCGCGCCGGCCAACTGCCTCCTCCTCGACGAGCCGACGAACCACCTCGACCTCACCGCCAAGGAGGTGCTGCTCGAGGCGCTGCTGGCGTACGAGGGAACGGTCGTGCTGGTCGCGCACGATCGCTACATCCTCGATCATCTTCCGAGTGAGATCCTGGAGGTTGGCCACGGCGAGGCCGTTCGCTACCTCGGGAACTACGAGGAGTATCTCACCCGGAAGGCGGGTGGGACGGTGGCGCCGACGGCGAAGCCGAAGACGCTCGCCCCGGCGGCGGCCCCGGAGGACGCGGAGGCCGGACCGTCGCGCGGGGCCGAGCGCGCCGTACGCGAGGCCGAGCGCACGGCGCGTGACGCCGAGCGCAAGGCCGCCCGCGCGGCGGAGAAGCGCGCCAAGGAGGCGGCGAGCGTCGAGAGCTCGATCGCGACGAAGGAGGCGGAGCTCGCCGAGCTCTCGGGGGTGATGAACGACCCCGACTTCTACCAGACGCACCCGAACCCGCAGGCGGCGTTCTCGACCTACGCGCGTCTGAAGCGCGAGGTCGAGGGTCTCTACGAGAAGCTCGAGCGCCTGAGCGCCTGAGCCGTCAGGCGGGCGGCGGTCCGTAGAACGCGTCGGGGGTCGGGACGCGGACGAGGAAGTCCTCCCAGTCGGGCATCGTCGGCACGGCGATCACGAGGGAGCCCTGCACGTGATTTCCCTCGGGATGCCACCACGGGAGAGGACGCGAGCGCCAGTCGTTCCGACGCGGGAAGGATACGTGGCTGTAGTAGTTGAGGAGCCGGACGGCGAAGCGCTCGCCTTTGTGCTGGTTGCGCTCGCGGTCCCAGCGGGTCCAATCGCGATCCGTGAAGATGCGGCGCAGGAAGTCGCGCGGTCCGGCTTCGAGGTCGGCACGGTAGATGTTGTGGGGGCTCTCGCGCCAATGGACGCGCACCGCGTCGACGGCGCCGCGCGCCCAGAGGGCGTGGAGCTCGAGCGCGTGTTGCGGGATGCCGTCGACGGTGAACCAGGCGTCGTAGTCCGGGTCGAGCACGAGCCACTTCCCGACGTGGCTCGACCACACCTCGGTCACTACGTGGCTGTCGTGCGGCGTGAGGCGGAGCTCGACCCGGCGGGCGTGACCCCCGAGGGCCGTCACGGCCTGGACCAGCAGCGGAGCGATCGTGCCGCAGAGATACCCGTCGTCCGCGCCGCGGCGGGCGAGCAGCGCCGCGCCGTCGAACGCCTGCGCATCGGGCGCGGCGGCGTTCGGACGATGCGGAAAGCGGTCCCGCGCCCAGTGCATGAGGCGCACCCAGCGCTCGAAGTCGTTGCCCGCGCCGCGGACGACGGCGTCGAGGTCGTACCGTTCGCGGAGCGCGCGGAGGGCCTCGGAGCGCTCGAACGCGAAGCCGTGCCAGGTTTCGGCGGCCGGTCGGGGGTGCAGCCCGAGCACGCGCTGGCCGATCGGGATCAGGAAGCGGAACGCCAGGCGCTCGAGACGGAGGCGGGGATACGGCGCGCGCGCCACCGAGATCGCGAGCGCGACGACGAGCGCGACGACCACGGCGAGGACGTAGAGGAGCGTGCGCACGGGGACGAGTCGGGGCCTATACACCGGCCGCGCCGAGTGCGGCTAGGAGTCGGCGGCCCGGATCGATTTCGACCGAGCATCGTGGGCCGTCACGCGTCAGCTCGGTGAAGGACGATCGTCGTGCCGTGCCGGTCCGTTCGCGTCCGGATGCGGGCGGCGCGCGGCTTCGGGGCGCGGTGTGCGGCGACCGGAGGCGCGCCAGCCCCGTCGATCCGTGTCCTCTACGCGAATGTCGGACAGGCCGGCTGTCCGGAGCCACTGCTCCAGCTCCTGGCGATCGTGGAAGTGCGTGATCGGCGTCGAGAGGCGGTCGTGCACGCCGGCGACCCGCGCCTTCCAGCCGTGGTCGACGTAGTCGCCGAGCGGCAGCCGATCGACGACGCGGCCGAGCGCGAGCCCGCGCAGGAAACGGAGCGGCTCCCAGTAGAGGGCCGACAGGACGGCCGCGACCGTCTGTGACGCGCGCAGCCGCGCGGACCCCGACAGCGAGCGTGTGACGGCGTGGAGCGCGCGCATGTGCGATAGGCGATACGTGAAGCGCATGCCGCGGTAGCCGTAGACCCAGATCGCGATCAGGCCGCCGTCCGGGTGCGCGAAGTCGACGAGGCTGCGGAAGCCCGCGGACGGATCGGGCATGTGGTGCAGCACGCCGAACGACCACACGACGTCGAAGGCGGCGTCGCGCAGCGGTCGCTCGTGGACGTTCGCCTGGAGCACGTGGCAGTTCGGCCGACCGCCGAGGTTGCGATACGCGACTTCCACGCCCCCGGAGAGGTCGATGCCCACGACCTCGGCGCCCTGCTCGGCGGCGACCAGCAAGTGCCGGCCGAATCCGCACCCGACGTCGAGGATGCGCTGTCCGCGGAGCGCCTCGAGCGTGAGCGCGTCGCCGAGGTTGCGCTGCAGATTGCGGCGCCACTGCTCGGCGAGCGCGGGACCCGGGAGATCGAGATCGAGCCGCTGGCGGGTGAAGCTCTCGAGCGTGTCGGCGAGAGGATCGTCGCCCGCCGCGTCCGCGTCGAGGAATTGCGGATGGGTCGCGAAGAACTGCGGGTGTCGCCGACGAACGCGCGCGAGGAGCGCGGGGCCGAGGAGGCGCGGCACGCCCGCGACGACGGGGTACGCCGCGGCGCACGGACCGCAGCGGAGCGCGCCGTCGAGGATCTCGGGCTCGGCGCCGCTGGAGGATGCGGCTTCGCGATAGACGTCGAGGGAGAAGCGTTCGCGACAGCGCGGGCAGACGACCAGATCGAGGAGCGTGCGCTGCACGGTGTCGTGCGCTACGGAGATTCGTCGTGGCAGTCAAGGCGCCTGTGGGCGAACCCTCACGTCGCGCGCGGCCGCGGGCGCGCGCCTGACGCTGCTGCACGATCGCCGCGGCGAACACGGCCGCTCGCGTTCTCACGCAGGCGCGTCGGTGCTCCCGAGCCTGCGTGCGCGCCCGGCGCGTCGCCCGCGCCGGTGGCGGCGAGGGCCGCCGCGAGCGCGGCGCCGCTCGCCTCGTGCGCGAGGCACGTGTCGACGAGATCGGCGATTCGGCGAGCGGCCGCGGCCGGCGCGAGGCCGCCGTCGTGGATGTTCGAGATCAACGTGCGATCGGGCTCGGTCGACGCGCGTGTCGGCCGGTGGATGACGTACGCCGAGAGGCTCGTCGCGGTCGCGAGGCCGGGTCGCTCGCCGACGATCGCGCAGCAGACCTCGGGACGCAGCACGTGCCCGATCTCGTCCTGGATGCGCACGCGCCCGTTGCGGACGAAGATCGGCGTTCCGAGCCGCCGGCGTCGCCCGGCGAGCTCGCGGACGAGCGCTCGCAGCAGCGCTCCTGCATGAGCGACGACGGCCGCGGACGACAAGCCGTCGATGACGAGGATCTGGACCTCCGGACGCTTCCGACAGCGCGCGAGACGCGCACGGGCGCTCGGGGCGAGCGTGCGTCCGAGGCCGGGATCGCGGAGGTACGCCGCCCGCGATCCGGCCGCGGTCCCGAGCTCGACGAGACCGAGCTTCTTCACCACCGCGGGCGGCACCTCGGTGAAGACGGCGTCGCGCGCACGCCCGTGGTCGGCGAGGAAGCGAAGGTAGGAGGCCGTCGTGAGCCGGGGACCGCTCCGCCCGATGGCGAGGCGCGCCGGCGTTTTGGCGAGCAGGCGCGCGAGGGCGGCCGATGGCGTGCTCATGGGGCGAGGAACACGGCCGGGTCGCCGGCGCGCCTGGTGAGGCGTCCGTCTTCCATGAGCCCGCGCTCCACGAGCCAGGCTTCGAACTCGGGTGCCGGACGCAGGCCGAGCAGTTGCCGCAACGTCGCGCCGTCGTGATAGCTGGTGCACTGGTAGCTCAACATCACGTCGTCGCCGGCGGGAACGCCCATGAAATAGTTGCAGCCGGCGGTCGCGAGCAGCGTGGCGAGGACGTCGCAGTCGTTCTGATCGGCCTCGGCGTGGTTGGTATAGCAGGCGTCGGCGCCGAGCGGGACGCCGAGCAGCTTGCCCATGAAATGATCCTCGATCCCCGCGCGCACGATCTGGCGTCCGTCGGCCAGGTACTCGGGTCCGATGAACCCGACGACGGTATTCACCAGGAATGGGTCGTAGCGGCGCGCGAGGCCGTAGCAGCGCGCTTCGAGGGTCACCTGGTCGGCGCCGCCGTGGGCGCCGGCCGAGAGCTCCGATCCTTGGCCGGTCTCGAAGTACATGAGCTGCGTCGGGTTCGCCCGGCCGCTGCGGGCGCGGAGCGTCGAGCGCTCGCGGATCATCGCGCTCGCCTCGTCGAGCATCGCGACGGACGTTCCGAAGCTCGCGACCGCGGCCTCCGTGCCGGCCAGGCTCTGGAAGAGAATGTCCATCGGTGCGCCGCGCTCGAGCGCGCGCATCTGCGTCGCGACGTGGGCGAGCACGCAGTTCTGCGTCGGGACGGCGAGCCGCGCGATCACGTCGCGGGTCAGCTCGAGGAGCTTCGTGACGTTCGGCACGTCGTCGATGCACGGGTTGATGCCGATCAGGGCGTCGCCGGCGCCGTACGCGAGGCCCTCGTAGATCGAGGCCGTGATTCCGTCGGGGTCGTCGCTCGGATGATTGGGTTGGAGCCTGGTGCTCAAGCGGCCGGGGAGCCCGACCGTCGTACGCGCCCGCGTCGTGACCGGCAGGCGGCGCGCGGCGTAGACCAGGTCGAGATTCGAGCAAAGCTTCGCGACGGCGGCCGCCATCTCGGCCGTGAGGCCGCGGCTCACGCGCCGTATCGCGTCCGTCGTCGTCTCGTCGGCGAGCAGCCAGTCGCGCAGCTCGCCGACGCTCCACCCCCGGATTTCGCGATGGATCGCCTCGTCGACGCCGGCGTCGATGACGCGGCTCACCTCGTCCTCGTCGAGCGGCGCTACCGGGTGGGCGCGCAGGTCGCCGAGGGTGAGCTCCGCGAGCACGAGCTTGGCGGCGGCGCGCTCCTCGTGCGAGCGGGCGGCGATGCCGGCCCGCTCGTCGCCGGCCTTGGGCTCGTTCGCGCGCGCGAGCACCTCGCGGACGGAGCCGAACCGGTGGCTCCGTCCGTGCAGGCGCACCGCGAGTCGCATGGGCGCGGTCTACCGCACGCCGGACGGGGAGTCGAGGTGACGCCGCGCTAGCCCGCCGGCGCGGCGGCCGCGTCGAGCAGTGCCGAGACGTCGGCCCACGCGCCGGGGTTCCTGCGGACGTCGCGCACGCGGACGCGGCCGTCGGGGCCGAGCACGAACGTCGCGGGGAGCGCGGCGGGCGCGCCGTCCGGCGCCGGCGTCGCGAGCCCGAGCCGGTCGATCAACCCCGCGTCGTCGACCAACACGAAGAACGGCAACGTCCGGTCGCGGACGAAGGCGAGGCTTCGCGGCGTCGCTTGCGCGGCGGGGACGACGATCGCGACGCGTACGTCGCGGCGCGCGCCGACGGTCTCGGCGAGATCGAGGAGATGCGCTTTGGTGGGCGGCGACCAATCGAGCGTCGGCACGATGACGATCACCCCGATGCTCCCCGCGAGCTGCTCGCGGCCGACCGGCACGCCGCTCACGTCGCGCAGCGAGAAGGCCGGGAACTCCGCTCCGATCGGGGGGCCTGCGTCGGGGCGCTCGTCGCGTGCGGCGAGCTCGGGCCCGTAGCAGCCGCCGATCCGGATCGTCACGCCGAGAAGGTAGACGCAGAGGAGGGTGACACCGATGCGGCCCGCGAAAGCGGGCGGTTGGCGCGGGGCGTCGGCGCTCATGCGGACGGGGGCGGGGGTACGCGCGGCGGGCGGAGCCAGACGAAGCCGAGCGCGAGCACGAGGAACAGGGCCGACTCGAGACGTAGCTGGGCGCCTGTCTGGCGGTACTCACCGGAGTACCACGCAAGGAGACGCAGGATCGCGCCGAGCACGAGGCCGACCGTCGTCGCCGTCGCGACCCCGGGGTGCAGGGTCGGGGCGCGGACCGCCGCGAACAGCGCGACGGCCCAGACGATCAGCGCCGAGCCGGCGACGCCGAGAAGATAGTAACCCCAGAAGTCGGTGTCGAAGAGCGGGCGTGCGAACACCTGGAAGAGCGCGCGGTCGATGAATCCGCAGACGAAGACGAGTCCGAACAGGAAGAAGCTGCACGCGGTCACCGCGGCGAGGGCGCGATACGCGAGATGCCGGGGCATGGGGCGGCGCGTCTCCTCGCAGAGGGGATGCGGGCTGTCAACGGCCCCGCCCGCGCGCGTGGCGTGGCGGCGCGGCGCCGTGTAAGGAAGCCGCCGGCGCCGACGCGGCGCCAAGGAGGACGCTGTGCGCGGCGAACGACGATGCGAGCGAGGATGCCTCACCGGGGAGAGTCTCATCGAGACCGTCGACGGTCCGGTCGCGATCGGCGGCCTCGTGGGAAAATCGATCACGGTGATGACGCGACTGCCGAACGGCCGGATCGGCTTCCGCCTCTTTTCGAAGATCGCGGTCGCCGCGACGGCGGTGCCGATTCTGCGCGTCACCTTCGACAACGATCAGTCGGTGGAGGTCGACCACGGCCATGTCTTCTACGCGCGCGACGGCGTCGAGCGCCCGGTCGGGTCGCTCGCGCCCGGCGACCTGCTCGACAGCAGCGCGTACTATCCGCAGGGGTACGTCTTCCTTCGTAAGGACGGGACGACCCAGGTCTCGGCAGGTGCCGTCGCGGTCGCGACGATCGAGTCCGCGGGCGTCGCCGACGTCTTCGGCGGGATCGTCAACGAGACGGGCTCGTACTTCCTGACGGCCGGCGTCCGCTGCAAGGCGTAGTCGGAGGAGGCCGATCAGGGACGACAGGGCGGGACGGCGACCTTCGCGGCGGGCGCGAGATCGGTCGCCGGTATGGCCGCCTTGCCGGGGCGCGCGGCGCGGCCGGTCGCGTTCCAGAGCTCGCTCGGTGCGACGCGCGTGATGGTGACGTCGCGTGGCCGGTCGCCGGTCGCGATGACCAGCGCCACCGAGGCGTCGATCGGACCGCGCAGGCGCCGCGCCGCGTCGCCGATCGACATGTTCTCGGTCGGCGTGCCTTCGATCTCGAGAATGCGATCCCCGGGATGGATGCCGGCGGCCGCCGCCGGGCCGTCGGGAACGACGCGATCCACGACGAGCTCCTGGCCGCCGCCCGCGATCGCGTGGCGGTCGAGCGACATGCCGATGATGCCGATGCCGCTCGCGCGCCCGTGAGCTTGCGGGGCGGGGCATGCCCGGAGTGACGGCTGCAAGGACTTCGCACACGCCGCGCCACCGAGCGTGAGCACGACGACCAAGGCCAGATGACTCCGCATCGTTCGTCTCCCTCTCGGGCTGCAAGGCCGGCGGAAGGCTTCCCGACGGCCGCGTGTCGTCCGCAGGCGGAGCCCTTATAGGAAGATTCCGCTGCGTTTGGCGAGCAGGGCCCGGACGCCTTCCGCGACGGCGTCGCGGACGCGACCGGTGAGCTCGGCGACGCGGTCGTCCTCGGAGCGGCCGTCCGGGGGCGGCGGGGCGATCGGCGTGCCGAAG
The DNA window shown above is from Deltaproteobacteria bacterium and carries:
- a CDS encoding ABC-F family ATP-binding cassette domain-containing protein gives rise to the protein MLTIANVTKAFRGQKILDGVNWFAPERTCIGLTGMNGAGKSTLLRMIAGQMEPDGGEIVLPKGTTVGYLPQEVVGVSGRTVMAEALDAFADQHALEAECRRLEDALAQAPTTGPEHDTLMAAYHDVRERFDASARYDLEAETERVLNGLGFRNEDFGRDVGTFSGGWQMRLALAKLLLRRPRVLLLDEPTNHLDLEARTWLEEFLASCESLVILVAHDRYFLDVCVQRITEVSRGRLTDYTCNYTRYLEQREERRTQEAAAYAEQQEEIERVEAFIRRFRYQASKATQVQSRVKQLEKMERLAPPDGHERRVTIRLPEPPRSGRIVVGVEGAVKRYDDLEVYGGVDVAIERGTKVALVGPNGAGKSTLLKMLAGVEPLTDGKRTAGHNVRLAYFAQDQSAVLDPTKTVLEEMMAVTPVEMVPRVRDLLGAFLFSGDSVEKPVRVLSGGERNRLALAKLLIAPANCLLLDEPTNHLDLTAKEVLLEALLAYEGTVVLVAHDRYILDHLPSEILEVGHGEAVRYLGNYEEYLTRKAGGTVAPTAKPKTLAPAAAPEDAEAGPSRGAERAVREAERTARDAERKAARAAEKRAKEAASVESSIATKEAELAELSGVMNDPDFYQTHPNPQAAFSTYARLKREVEGLYEKLERLSA
- a CDS encoding transglutaminase domain-containing protein; its protein translation is MYRPRLVPVRTLLYVLAVVVALVVALAISVARAPYPRLRLERLAFRFLIPIGQRVLGLHPRPAAETWHGFAFERSEALRALRERYDLDAVVRGAGNDFERWVRLMHWARDRFPHRPNAAAPDAQAFDGAALLARRGADDGYLCGTIAPLLVQAVTALGGHARRVELRLTPHDSHVVTEVWSSHVGKWLVLDPDYDAWFTVDGIPQHALELHALWARGAVDAVRVHWRESPHNIYRADLEAGPRDFLRRIFTDRDWTRWDRERNQHKGERFAVRLLNYYSHVSFPRRNDWRSRPLPWWHPEGNHVQGSLVIAVPTMPDWEDFLVRVPTPDAFYGPPPA
- a CDS encoding methyltransferase domain-containing protein; the encoded protein is MQRTLLDLVVCPRCRERFSLDVYREAASSSGAEPEILDGALRCGPCAAAYPVVAGVPRLLGPALLARVRRRHPQFFATHPQFLDADAAGDDPLADTLESFTRQRLDLDLPGPALAEQWRRNLQRNLGDALTLEALRGQRILDVGCGFGRHLLVAAEQGAEVVGIDLSGGVEVAYRNLGGRPNCHVLQANVHERPLRDAAFDVVWSFGVLHHMPDPSAGFRSLVDFAHPDGGLIAIWVYGYRGMRFTYRLSHMRALHAVTRSLSGSARLRASQTVAAVLSALYWEPLRFLRGLALGRVVDRLPLGDYVDHGWKARVAGVHDRLSTPITHFHDRQELEQWLRTAGLSDIRVEDTDRRGWRASGRRTPRPEAARRPHPDANGPARHDDRPSPS
- the eutC gene encoding ethanolamine ammonia-lyase subunit EutC, which gives rise to MSTPSAALARLLAKTPARLAIGRSGPRLTTASYLRFLADHGRARDAVFTEVPPAVVKKLGLVELGTAAGSRAAYLRDPGLGRTLAPSARARLARCRKRPEVQILVIDGLSSAAVVAHAGALLRALVRELAGRRRRLGTPIFVRNGRVRIQDEIGHVLRPEVCCAIVGERPGLATATSLSAYVIHRPTRASTEPDRTLISNIHDGGLAPAAAARRIADLVDTCLAHEASGAALAAALAATGAGDAPGAHAGSGAPTRLRENASGRVRRGDRAAASGARPRPRAT
- a CDS encoding ethanolamine ammonia-lyase subunit EutB; the encoded protein is MRLAVRLHGRSHRFGSVREVLARANEPKAGDERAGIAARSHEERAAAKLVLAELTLGDLRAHPVAPLDEDEVSRVIDAGVDEAIHREIRGWSVGELRDWLLADETTTDAIRRVSRGLTAEMAAAVAKLCSNLDLVYAARRLPVTTRARTTVGLPGRLSTRLQPNHPSDDPDGITASIYEGLAYGAGDALIGINPCIDDVPNVTKLLELTRDVIARLAVPTQNCVLAHVATQMRALERGAPMDILFQSLAGTEAAVASFGTSVAMLDEASAMIRERSTLRARSGRANPTQLMYFETGQGSELSAGAHGGADQVTLEARCYGLARRYDPFLVNTVVGFIGPEYLADGRQIVRAGIEDHFMGKLLGVPLGADACYTNHAEADQNDCDVLATLLATAGCNYFMGVPAGDDVMLSYQCTSYHDGATLRQLLGLRPAPEFEAWLVERGLMEDGRLTRRAGDPAVFLAP
- a CDS encoding redoxin domain-containing protein — its product is MSADAPRQPPAFAGRIGVTLLCVYLLGVTIRIGGCYGPELAARDERPDAGPPIGAEFPAFSLRDVSGVPVGREQLAGSIGVIVIVPTLDWSPPTKAHLLDLAETVGARRDVRVAIVVPAAQATPRSLAFVRDRTLPFFVLVDDAGLIDRLGLATPAPDGAPAALPATFVLGPDGRVRVRDVRRNPGAWADVSALLDAAAAPAG
- a CDS encoding PDZ domain-containing protein, with amino-acid sequence MRSHLALVVVLTLGGAACAKSLQPSLRACPAPQAHGRASGIGIIGMSLDRHAIAGGGQELVVDRVVPDGPAAAAGIHPGDRILEIEGTPTENMSIGDAARRLRGPIDASVALVIATGDRPRDVTITRVAPSELWNATGRAARPGKAAIPATDLAPAAKVAVPPCRP